The following are encoded together in the Ictidomys tridecemlineatus isolate mIctTri1 chromosome X, mIctTri1.hap1, whole genome shotgun sequence genome:
- the Mtcp1 gene encoding protein p13 MTCP-1: MAGEDVGAPPDHLWVHQEGIYRDEYQRTWVAVVEEETSFLRARVQQIQVPLGNATRPSHLLTSQLPLMWQLYPEERYMDNNSRLWQIQHHLMVRGVQELLLKLLPDD; the protein is encoded by the exons ATGgcaggagaggatgtgggggctCCACCCGATCACCTCTGGGTTCACCAAGAGGGTATCTACCGCGACGAATACCAGCGCACATGGGTGGCCGTTGTGGAAGAG GAGACAAGTTTCCTAAGGGCACGAGTCCAGCAAATTCAGGTTCCCTTAGGTAATGCAACTAGGCCAAGTCATCTTCTAACCTCCCAGCTACCTCTCATGTGGCAACTCTACCCTGAGGAGCGCTACATGGATAACAACTCTCGCTTGTGGCAGATACAGCATCATTTAATG GTCAGGGGAGTACAGGAGCTGTTGCTTAAGCTTTTGCCTGATGATTAA